The segment AGCACTTCAGAGAGCCCAAGAGCACCGGACACACTTGGCAAACCTCTGTGGAGGCCAGGAGCTCCAGTATGGCACTAAATGTGGCAGCACTTCACCAGGGTCAGAAAATGGCCCCGTAGATTTTTCCAaagcccactggcagctccccagcaACCCAGACATTCACATTTATACAAGCACCATTTAAAACGAGACCATCACGTCTCCTCCTAGATTTAAAAAGATTTAAGAACTGCAGTTGTCCTCTGCCTTGACCTGTGCAGAGAAGAGGCAGTGCAGGCAGCAAGTTAAAACACTATCTGGTTGCTGAGGATTGCACCATCCCCATAAATGCACAATCCGGTATTCTGAGCAGCTGCTGCGCCCGGTCCATCATGAGCTCTTTCTGCCGTTGAGCAGGGAAACGCTCTGGTCCTTTTCATCTAATTTCAGGTGTGTCCAGCTGAATTTCTTAATCAGGGTGCCTGGTATCAACGCCACCATGGCTATGGCCAGTAGCTTAAACAACGTGCCCCAGGAGAAAATGGCATCCAGGGAGGTGATCTGTGAGAGGATGGCACCCGTCTGCACACAGATGAAGTTATAGGGGATCAGAcctggaagagaagagggagaagcCTGTTACTAGACAACCATCCCTAGTGCCCTGGTGTGTCTTCAGGATGGCTCCGGCTAGACACCACAGACCTGTACTGCTCGGAGATGGCATGCAGGGTCCAGTGTAAGACACTGGTCAAAGGTCACATCTTCTCTGCATCCAGGTGTGCTGACAAAGTGAGAGCTGCACATGGGGGAGTACAGCTCAGTGCCCCTGGAAGGGTCACTTTCCTTCGCTAGCACTAAGGGGGACTAACCATTGTGAAGCAGGAGACAGGGACAAGCAatgccccctctctgcccctccatcCTGGGGAAGGATTTCTGAACAGGCTGTGCCCAGCCTCATCTAACACAGCTGGGGTCCTGTCACTGGGAATGCTCCGCTCCCAGCCCCTGACACAGCCAAGTGGCCAACCTGGCTGCAGCAGCGCAGTGGGCAATCTGCATCAAATAtgctgtacagcacctggagagagGGCAGCACacatggggctggggccaggggtgagctTCTGCAGGGCCATTGTGTGGGTTTGTGCGAACAGGGGAGATTAGAAATCACTCGTGTTGGACAGTGGAGCTGCAATGCCATTTCCCAGCACTCATTAAAAACCAGTGGGCATCGGGACACCCGACGACAGCTAAGTTCTCTAAAGGCACAGCCATTTCACCCTGGGAAGAGGTGACAGTGTAAGGGCACAGACAGCAGCGAATCAGGAAACTAACACAGCCACGTGACTGTTGCTGGGGGACCCTTAacgatggaattcctcaagtgtAGCATGGTACGTTCTCAAGCTTGCTGGGTTCTAATAACAGCATAGAGTAGGTTGGGTTTGATCCCCTCCTGAACACAGAACCTgcgtgcccccagccccagccccttacCGATAAGGACGGAGAAGAAGAACTGAGAAACCGGGATGTTCAGGATCGGAGACGCCAGGTTCAGAAACCAGTTTGGGGTCATGGGGAAAAGTCTCAgaaacaacaagaagaaaaataAGCAGCTCCTGTTCTCCTCCACCTGCCATTGGACAAGAGAAACCAGGTCAGTGCTGCCACTGCCTGTTACTGGCCAACTACTGCAGAGCTGAGACACCCAGTCTGACACGAGCAGAAGGTCAGGACTTCATTTCAATAAGCCACAATGTAACATCAGCCCAGAATAAAAGCAAGCCAGAGTATCTTAGAACCACCGTACCCACATGCACCAGGATCAGCTTCGTCTGTGCAGCAGCTGCACCCAGTGAACATGCGCGCAAACCTGGGGCATGAAAGACCAGTGGAAAAGGCGGCAATCACTGGCGGACAGACATGATCGAAAAAAACACTTACACAAAGGGCAGCTGCATTCCCTGCAACTTACCCTGCTTTCCGGCAGCACCATTCTGCTAGTGAAAATTGGTTCCCAAGGTCACTATAATGGGTAgtccttaaaattaaaaaggcagcCGAGTGACAGCgtggaagggaagggtgaacatgCAACCTTAGCCCTGTACTTGAGCATCTCCTTAACAGCGTAAGTGCACCTTTTGCTGTGTccaggcagcagcactgggagaAAGCATTAGGATGTGATCAGCCAGACGTTCTCCACACCCGCAGGGCTTGCTCCTGCCAACGCTTACCTGACTGACTCCACTCCCACTAGGAAACGCTCTGCCTGACAGCAGTGTTTTCAGGCTCGGGCCCTCAGTAACACGGCTGTTGGGAGTGTTCCCAGTGCCGTACATGGGCACCGATCAATTCTAACAGCACAATACTGCCTAGGGGAGGCTATGCACTTAGTGGCCAGACTTTGGAGGGGTTAAAAAGGACAAAGAAGGACACAGCAAGCCCCTCCCTCCTGTCCCATGGAGCCCATCAACTTCCTTAGCACAATAGAGACCTGTCAGCTTGGCCAGCCACTACCCCATGCTCCGCTGACTCTTGGGGCTGCAGGCTAAGGAGGCACTGCCATTCCTGTGCAGACCCCTCGGGGCACAGTTCAAGACAGCATCAgtctctcaccccccaccccggccagcACTCAGCCTCCAAGCTGCATTCTCCACAATATTATTCTGCAGTTAAAACCACTCTAAAGCTCTTGTGCAGCAAACATCTTCAGCCAACCTACAGCCTTTGCTCTGTTTAACAGACACAGGACTAAGAGGGCTGGCTTAAAGCAGCTTCCAGCCCTTGTAATGCCTTAGATCATTTTAAGGATTTGTACCAATTTACATTGCAAGACAAGAGCAGCCTCCCCATATGCTCCCGGACAGTCCTAGCAGGGGACAGCAGGTGGACTGGACAGCAGGCACGAACAGGCGGGGCACCGAGTCAGGCGGTCTCTGTGCCAGAGctgatttttaaatgtgaatACAGGAACTGAATCTACGCCAAGTTTCTGTTTGCAGAATTCAGCCATTATTGCTTGAGAGCTCAGAGTATCCCACCCTTCCTAAGTGTCCACTGCATTTTATTCTTGTCAGCTGTACTGGTCAAGCAGGGTTATGGCTGAACGAGCTAGTATCTTCCTGGGCATCAAAGTTACTTACCAAGTTCCAGCTAGTTACACCTGCCTTCAAAGAGGTTGCTAAGGCATCTCTGAAGGCCCAATTTGGCCTGCTGGCGACAATGCATGAGaaagcagagcccagctcaactCTCAGAATCCAGGGTGCATTTACCTTtgagaggagcagagagagactgacacaCAAACACGGAACCCCCTGGAGCCACTCATCCAATTCCTTTTCAAAGCAAACTGGGCTGACGCTAGAGGGCACTACCATGCCCCTGCTCTCAGAGCAGGAGTacctactccattatccaagggATAGCTAATATGGTTAGTTCTCCCTCTGAAAAGCTCATGTTGCTTACATTTTGGGTCCACTGGActgattccaaagccagaaggacaATAACTGCCATGGTGGTAGGACACAGGGGACTAAGGAACCACAAATGCAAGCCCTGAGCTAAGACGGGGCTGTAGAATcacagctcagctctgctccagtcaGCCCATCACCGGGGGTTTGTCCCCATGCCCTGAGCAGAGGGACTAGCAGCAAGGATCTCTTTACCTTTCTTTGCAGCATGGCCACTTTATCAGGAAACCAGTAGACTACAAACTGTTTTCCAAAGGCCCCGGAGAGCAGGTAACAGCAGGTGGCACCCACGGAAGTCAAAGCAGAGCACAGCAAAAGCCCCATCCATGGTCCAAACAGAGCCCCAGCGAGGATGTTCTGGTAGAACAAAAGCAGGGAGTGAGACTTTATGAATAAGAGACTGGACAAAAGCATTCAGCAATGTGTACACAATCACAGCCAGCCCAACCCTCCTCTGGCCACATGGGTAGCTTGATGGGGACCCGGCCATCCCCTTTGCTCCCACAGGGGCACAGCTTCACTGCCTGTTGTGGACTTTCTGTACTAAAGCTCCAGAGAGAGGATCCCCCATCCAGAGAAGGCAGAGAGTTTGGGGACAGCATCAACCGTTCCAAAGAGAGGAGCTCTGTCACCTTCGCATAAGATGCCAGCCACATCTGGGGCAGGGAAGCACCTAGCTCAGTTGTGGCCTCCGAGTGCCACCATAACACAAATGGTTAAAACTCATGGCTCATTCTAGAAACTTCACCAGTGCAGGAGAGCAGTGTCTGAACTGACCACTGCAGTCTCAGTCCTTAAGTCAGGCAGCTCAGCTGCCTTATGGAGAAGACTCACTCGGTTCTTCCCTCAGTCCCTTAGTTTCAGGGCTTGAAAGGTACCTGGCTCAGGTGACCTAAAGCATTTCCACAGTGCAGCCAGCATCTTAGCAGAGGTTGTCTCATGGGCGCCTCGCCCTTCCCATTTGTGATCAGACAATAGGCCCAGGCCAACTACAACCTCTGCTGACATGGAATGGTAATAGCAGAGGAATATTTAGAACTTATTTAAAGCTATTCAAGGTGGCAGGAACCAGGGTGAACCAGAAACATGGACATGAGTAAAGTGCTTGAGCACCGCACAACAGCCTGATTGAAAAGCAGCTCTATCCAAACTCAACCAGGTGCACAGTAAGTAGATTACTAACAGATCGCCACGTGTAATCATTGGGTGGAATCCTGCAGAGATTGGACCTCAGCCCAAGGCTGttcaatattaatatttttatccaCAATTTAGAGATAAACATAGAGTCACTGTAGATATTATATATGGAAAAACTGGTTGTTTCCTAAATAACGAGgaaggcgggggtggggtgtCATACAGAGACAAcaggatcacttggtaaactgggcacgaTCCAAAACtacacattttaatatggccaaacaTAAGGTCACATCTATAAACAGAGAATGTCAGTCACATGGCATGTGGAACCATAGcctgaaagcagtgactctgaatagGACTTAGAAGTCATTAAACTGAGCATGAGCTTCCAGTGCGAGGCTTTGACCCTTGGAGGTATAACCGGGGGAATATAAAGGAACAGGGATGAGCTTCACCCCATAGCATTGTCGCTAAACCTTGATGGTGCAGCCCCCATAGTGTTTTTTATCTGCCTCTGGCTAGTAGGTCTAGTCCCCAGGCAAGGGGTGTGCAATGCATTTCTCAAACTCCCAGAGAGGAGTCCTGTTCACCTGGAAGCAAGATGACAGGCCAGGACAGTGGGGGTTAAATGGTGACCCCAATAAACGAGAGAGCCCAGTGAGTGGGCTAAGACCCTACGGCAAATCCCAGCTTTGGAAAGTCTGGTGAGGGAAAAGGAACAGAGTGCTAGAGAGCTGAGCAGGTGCGTACCAGAAAGCTGGAGCCGGGGATGGCAAAGGATTGCTTGTAGAGGTAGGCagcacagaacagcagcagcacataGCTCTGGTGCTCTTGCTTATAATACTGTAGAAACTCTGCAAGCTCTCGCAGCTCCTCCAGGTCTGATGGGAACTTGAGTGACCTGAGAAGGAAGAGGGAGATCCAGCTTAAAATGATAAACCCTTGACACTCCAAGCATCTCTCAGACATTCTGTACACATTAACAAATGGACAGCCAAGGTCAAATATCTTCACCtgattttacaaatggggaaaactgaggcaggttaAGTTACTTCGGgtcagaggaagtctgtggcaaactGTCTAGTGActtaagttccctctaagctgcgtggccatGCAGCAGGCTATAAAGATCCATGTAGGCACGCAGCCTGGAGAGGTGAGAGGTAGGGGAGCAAGTTGGGGCACGCAGGGCTGCcggcagggagaggcgcctctcaccccggccccagccccagggctgttgtggagagagggctgggggagtcctttctccccggggcagcctgcaccccaaacccctcatccctggccccaccccagagcccacacccccatccagagccctcacccctgcacctcaattctctgccccagccctgagccccctcccacacccagaagccctcttccccagctccaacccagagccctcacccctgcacccaccatctgccccagccctgagccccctcctgcatcccaaacccctcattgccagccccaccctagagcctgcatccccagccagagccctcacccccctggtACCCCatgcccaaccctctgccctagccgaaccctctcccacaccctaaacccttcatctctgtccccaccccagagcccgcaccccaaccctctgccccagccatgagccctCTCCCACTCTCCGAACCCTTTGGTCCCACctccaccacacatcacctcaaTATTCGgttcacataacaaaattaattctgcacatggatataaaaaattagagggaacattgctagTGACTCAAGGACATTCTCATTTGAAAAATAGAGTTCCTAGGAAATCCACCAGCAGGCTTTACACAAACCTAGGCCTTTTCTAAGTGTGAACAGCAATGCTATATTGCAGAGCAAGCTCCTGCTTTATCTACGCAGTGCACCCATTCAGCTTGACAAACATTCCCATGACCGACCTTTGCTCAGCGAACCCATCCAGCCTGCACAGAACAAGCTGAAACTgccagaaaaaaaagagagagattttccctACCTGGTCTTCAGCAAACTGAAAATTAACAGTACTGTTTGCATCCAGCCTGGAGCATTCATCTCCTACCCTGAAGCAGGACTGAAAACAGCATCCAGGACATCACTAGATGGGACTGGAGCCAGTGCACAGATCACCATGCTGCGTGCAAGCAGCCGACATTCCTCACAGAGGACGTGCTGGAGACACCACTGCCAGGATCTCTTGGCCACCATGGCACTGACTATCCCAGGTTGCTGCTGGCCCGTCTCATACCACTGGCTGCCCTCTGGATCTGGTGTTTGGGCTGAGTATGGAGGTGTGACAACTGGAGATTTTACCCATGGCAGGGACTGACTGTTGCCTCCTGCAATTTGAGGTTGGGGCTAGGCACTTTGATGGCCCTTCCTCAGGGATTAATTGGACCTGGTCATTTCTTGAAGAAGAATATTGTTCATACCCTTCTGCTGGTTGAATAGGACTGTATGAAGATCTTTTACCTTCCACTACTGGTTAAGTGCTGTGCATCTTCCTTATTGGTTTCCACCTCACAGGTCATCATGGGTTACATCTCTCCTCTGGCAACTGATGGAGAAAGCTCAAGTGGCAGAAATCTCACACTGAATTGGACAAACTGCTTCATAACATATCTTGAAATCTCATGCTGTGGGTGTGCAAAAGTTTCTTTGCTTCTACCACTGTATCCACTAAGTCTCACTCAGATGATTTATGCTGATGAATGAACGAATAGGAAACAGCTGTTACTCTGTAAGCAACAAAACTCCAACACACCAAGCAGATTCCGACAGAACCACCTGCTTCTGTGGCTGCAGAGTGATTTCTGGAGAGTTCAAACACTGAATTGTCTCTGGTTGGACAAGGGCTGTTGGTATCACTGTGTTCCACAATCTACTCTTTGGACTAGCATCCGACCTGACTGGGGAAGACCAGCAGGGGACACTTGTCCATTGTTGTCTGAAACACCCATAAAATGCAACGCAGTTAAAGAGAGAGTGCATCTACTATCACCATCAAAGTACGTATCGTAAACAATTGTCAACCATACAAAATCTGCACAGCTATCAGGATTTATTCAAGCTTGGGGAAACTGTTACAGAGAAAGATAAAATGAGCTTAACAGACAGATACCCATTCTTAGATATCATGGCCTGAATCCCGTCGCAGAGTCAATGAGTTAATTCactcagagagagaaaaaccaaGGGGACCCATTCAAGTCTCCTGCCTTTTGTCCTACCTCTAAGCATCTGTTAGCCCTCTTCTCtctgaaaaagtaaaagaacGCCCAGCCCTCTGCTGGCCTATACAGTTCATTTAAAGAACACCATATCCTTTCTACAGAGCCAGATAGCAGTCTGGAATATGTCAGTCTGTGCGAGGGGCCACACACTGGCATTCAGTTCGAGAGGGGAGTCCACATCTCTACACATATCTCATCATTAAAGGAGTTTTCACTGTGTGCACGCATGTGTTTTTCACTTGCCATGCTCCACAACAGCGTTCTACCCTTGACCGTCAGAGACCTTTTTGCACCTTATTGGCAAAATAACATTCAGCTAGAAAGAGTTACTGGTCAGTACAAGTCACCTGGTTTCACCCCAAGCAGTAAGTCATGAGCAGGTCTTCagcagggtcagatcctcagctgatattaATTGTCCTTgcgccattgacctcagtggagctatgataatttgcaccagctgaggttctgcccCAAAGATCACAGGGGCCTAGAGAACAAACTCAGGTAACACATAGCAAACGGTATATTAGAATCCACAGTTAAGTGATGCAATGAGAGCTAGTACCTGTGGGTAGGGTGGGCTATTGCTTGCTCTGACTTGTTTTCTGGGTGGTAATTCCTGGTTTTGGGGCAACAAAGGGCTCAAAGCTGGCCAAACCTTTGTTAGGCAGAGCTAAAAATCGAAAGGAATCCCAACTAGAGATAGACCGCATGTGTCTAGGCTTTTATGTgcttgctgttaaaaaaaaaaaaaaaaaaaaaaaaaaggtagtttAACTAAGAGTTACCTGGCCTTGCACCTGCCTACTTGAGCAGTCACTCTCCCAGGACCATAGTGTCACAGTGCAGAGAAGCAGA is part of the Chelonia mydas isolate rCheMyd1 chromosome 9, rCheMyd1.pri.v2, whole genome shotgun sequence genome and harbors:
- the TMEM41A gene encoding transmembrane protein 41A isoform X2; this translates as MRSLCGFLALLGAASCGLYLLSARLRPGGPLGAGRSLKFPSDLEELRELAEFLQYYKQEHQSYVLLLFCAAYLYKQSFAIPGSSFLNILAGALFGPWMGLLLCSALTSVGATCCYLLSGAFGKQFVVYWFPDKVAMLQRKVEENRSCLFFFLLFLRLFPMTPNWFLNLASPILNIPVSQFFFSVLIGLIPYNFICVQTGAILSQITSLDAIFSWGTLFKLLAIAMVALIPGTLIKKFSWTHLKLDEKDQSVSLLNGRKSS
- the TMEM41A gene encoding transmembrane protein 41A isoform X1; its protein translation is MVAKRSWQWCLQHVLCEECRLLARSMVICALAPVPSSDVLDAVFSPASGSLKFPSDLEELRELAEFLQYYKQEHQSYVLLLFCAAYLYKQSFAIPGSSFLNILAGALFGPWMGLLLCSALTSVGATCCYLLSGAFGKQFVVYWFPDKVAMLQRKVEENRSCLFFFLLFLRLFPMTPNWFLNLASPILNIPVSQFFFSVLIGLIPYNFICVQTGAILSQITSLDAIFSWGTLFKLLAIAMVALIPGTLIKKFSWTHLKLDEKDQSVSLLNGRKSS
- the TMEM41A gene encoding transmembrane protein 41A isoform X4 — its product is MNAPGWMQTVLLIFSLLKTRSLKFPSDLEELRELAEFLQYYKQEHQSYVLLLFCAAYLYKQSFAIPGSSFLNILAGALFGPWMGLLLCSALTSVGATCCYLLSGAFGKQFVVYWFPDKVAMLQRKVEENRSCLFFFLLFLRLFPMTPNWFLNLASPILNIPVSQFFFSVLIGLIPYNFICVQTGAILSQITSLDAIFSWGTLFKLLAIAMVALIPGTLIKKFSWTHLKLDEKDQSVSLLNGRKSS
- the TMEM41A gene encoding transmembrane protein 41A isoform X3, whose amino-acid sequence is MMTCEVETNKEDAQHLTSSGRSLKFPSDLEELRELAEFLQYYKQEHQSYVLLLFCAAYLYKQSFAIPGSSFLNILAGALFGPWMGLLLCSALTSVGATCCYLLSGAFGKQFVVYWFPDKVAMLQRKVEENRSCLFFFLLFLRLFPMTPNWFLNLASPILNIPVSQFFFSVLIGLIPYNFICVQTGAILSQITSLDAIFSWGTLFKLLAIAMVALIPGTLIKKFSWTHLKLDEKDQSVSLLNGRKSS